Genomic DNA from Choristoneura fumiferana chromosome 16, NRCan_CFum_1, whole genome shotgun sequence:
ctGTATTATTAATAGAATTTTCCTCACCTAATGTGTATCTCTCATCCATCTCTCCGAAACTAGCGGAAGTTATAATTTATGGAGTCAGTTCCGGCCTCTACCTTCACGGCGAGCCAGGGTAGGCAGTAATGAAACAGCTGATGTTTAATGCACGGGCTATATCGTCTTAGCAAAGCCGGTTCAGCTTCAGGAAATGCTGTAGACTAAGTGCACAGCTAAGTAGCTGAAggctaaaaaaccggccaagtgcgagtcggactcgcgcaccgagggttctgtataaatatttttattatatgatgtaactaaaaatttacggttttcgcaaattttcctttatctgtgctacgGGTACAAGACGTTGCTTCgtggaaatttgcggcataaacggctgtatcttttgattgcgttggcttagaagtttgattttttcacagctccaagggacagtaaacctgagtatttaatataaatttcagcttgatacctccacgcgttcctgagaaaaagggtcttgacagacggacggacggacaacaaagtgatcctataagggttccgttttttcctttcgaggtacggaaccctaattactACTGGCTGTGGCTGTACTAAATCTGAGTGTTAAAAATCTtattcccactaatattataagtgtgacagtttgcaagtctgtttttttgttaccttttcacgtctaaactgctaaaccgatgtagataaaattcggtaagtatacagatagtttgagtcccggggaaggacataggatagtttttaccccggaaaattgcatagttactTACTAGTActtatttcccgcgggatagcgatgaacagttgcgggaaacagctagttgtTGATAAAGCGTCATAGCTTAATCGTTGGCTAATCGCATTAAGTTCCTTGTGCAATATTAATGTTAGTACTGAGACCTTATTATCTAAGTTTTCCCACTACCACTATCACTTCTTTTTGTCACTCGGTAGGTATGAGATGAGGATAAAGCGTATGGCGAATGCGATAGCGAGCGCCAGAGCGGTAGACAATACGACGCAGTTTAAAAACCTGAgattataactatttttttttatttacttcatatttctgtggctccagtgaaaaggggtacatgtcgaaaaacccaagtttacaggagacgcaaaaaacagttacgcccgagatgattcaaacttacgttcattacacttgtatatttacatatactaataaatgtggtatattaaaggactaaattaattgcgttctttcttatgggaatgttatttttgctcttgatctattagtttataaattaactacttgtatccaaaatagaagtataaaaataagtgtaaaaaggttcaagtggttatatatatcgctattcaccaagtttttgtaattttatacgaagtgaaaaagggtacgcatccggaatgttttttgtagtacatgtataatattatccacagaagactagcttacgaactaatggtgtagaaaatgattgcatttttcaatttatgcagttctttggacttaattacagacataacagacatgtagccttttgcacgattttttttattgtgtttttagttataagtagacttaaataataatgaaaaattcaaaatgctacttgtatccaagttgagtgaataaaacacatatgaaagtatttaaatatctatccaaaaacgctataaatttttcaaaaatctcacatgcaaacataaaaaatgcccgtttaaaacaaacttaaaatttctcatcattagTATCTAAGTAGTATGTCCATTCAAAAgacgttaaaataatattaaattatcttgtaacatacaattacaaaaaacatgttatttattaataaaactgaaaatctcTAAGCTAAGCTGTCTTCTGTCGGTATCAGTAGATGCGTATCGACAGTTTCATCATTGCAGATTAAATCTTTGTAAAGGTTAATCAGCGGTATGAgagacattaaggggctgttcctatcttcgatccacagcacgctagatctcgcaggtagaatacttaaagctccagcgggcattaactgtgagattgcatgcttgaacgaggccacgaatacctggctagctggaccgagtccaaatctcccgtccaaaccacataggcaaagggcctgggatacaatagcctccgtcaccaccttataggcattaatagaacctttaacaggcagggaccgggccagactgttagctgtgtccaagccagaatctggttactcgctccatgcatacccctcgcccaacactagaacttttatcgacccagacactacgcatagctgctggtctacggctgggagttgggatctgcgaaagtaacaactgtgtttcttgtggggctccagtggaccgtctcggccaacatggcctctcctgttcctcgggcgccggccgactgtcccgccacgccactctcaacgacattctcagaagggcgctcgttagtgccaacgttcccaccgctctgtagccccagattgtacggagcgatggcaagcgccctgacggaatgtcgttgataccctggaagactggccgtgcgctggtgtgggacgctacctgtacagacaccctggcggcgtcctacctaacagcaactaccaaacgtgcgggggcggcggtagacgcccggaacgcctcaaggtcacaaaatatagctgtctcggcgcccaatatcatttctttgctttcggcgtcgagactctaggttcttgggtaagggtgcgctggagctacacagggagctcagcaataggtcaaggaggcaacaggcaaccctcgcgccggcagctttctcgcgcaaagaatcgcaatcgcagttcaacgcgggaatgctgcctgcgtgatgggcaccatgtcaagaggcccacctctcttttttaattaaagtttagttttagatatttaaattaaatagtagttttagtcctatggatattttgtattttcttaatcattctcattaaatgattggtgtcaagggatatatcttaattaatacccatagaattaatgcaatgtgcaatattagtttaataataaaattggtgtaaaaggatataacttaatcgcgtaaccgtcgactgcgcagctcgcaagcgcgttttccctgcacaagtcagcgcacacgattgtggctcATCCGTAAGCGCCATGGCTCCCCACTCACCCGCTCATTCCCCCGCGCAAAGACTTATATCCTTTTCcacgtaaactttttttatttcgacttgtgaaaacgggcgcagctcgacttaatcttatattttatttatttttttgtgtaaagagattgaacttaacttgtatcaatgtaaactaaataaatctgttcttgttttagggattcaagtgtgcttagatttttttacacccaccatatgaaaaaacagcacgtacaactaaatttagatcataaatcacaaacaaaactttagttaatagaaatacaacttgacaagtaccctctgttgctaacttttttaaggcagttctacccttgaccaccagaaaagtccgttgttttaaaagatatcttagatccgtttacaccaatcgatgcgttattttttttgtgttttttggtctatataactcaatttggccaaattcagacttgtaccccttttcactggagccacagatttTTGCTTTGATTTTACTTATAAAACATCAGTAGAGTTTGCAAGATGACAATATGCTACGGCAGCGCTACCGTCTTTCTGAATTATGTAATTACACGTTCAAGTTCATTTTGTTGTAAGGTAAGTACTATTCcaacttacaatttttttataaactttgtttacaaaatGTTACGTTGTTATCATAAAAATAGGAAagcaacgccatctagcgtttAAACCGTGCATTATTCTGTTCGTTCGCTGTGTGTCAAGCGAATGAGGTGAACACAAATAATACTTAGGGTGTTGAGTTCGTTTCAAATGTGTATAATGATTCCATACAAAtgcaatagatggcgctgtttacGCAAATCAATAAAGTTTTGAACGGCCAGACAGGCTACCTCAGTGGTCGTCACACTTTTACGATCAAGGCCACATTAGGCAAAATGaagacttacagccttattcataaaaaaaccttaattgaggtttgatcggtctgttacttagcagactgattaagcttaatagacggttgtcaagaagtatgattcataaacacttgctagcagtctgctagttgttgagctgctgacagacggattagacgcgttatgttggccaccttgacaaatcaaagacaaaaaatggcctaatcgataattaaaaaaaaaaattgacagcagtgacagcaaattagcaggaaaaaaaaataaaaagcgagatgtttgttttcccgccatttccgatccgcatgtttatgttgtgtaaaaagccataattatgttaatcatcctatttttttttcatatttattgttaatttattgttgctaatttagaggatttttaaatacaaattcctgaaaataatttttccagtttttttttaatctttgcgtagccctgccttcactataaatatcttcggtatggttttttgctcttgtcaaagtcagctgttcaaacttgtggcggccattttgtgacttagcagggagataaaggagggtctacggtcctctaactttagcagagccttgatcgactgattagcgctaacagacgtttatgaatcatgtttttagcatcgggccttcaaggagccttcaaggaggctctaactttttatgaataaggctgttagtgtgGGCCGCACACTTATCAAAAATGGATATTAGTAGGTGCATTTGAAAAGCCGTCGGTAGAATCagttaattaaatacaaaatgtgTGTGGTTACTGCACTTGCTCTTCTTAAATTACACTTAtaataaatactagcttttgcccgcggtttcgcccgcgtggaattcggttatcgcgcgctgttccctcggaaactgcatttttccgggataaaaagtagcctatgtcactctcgggcccataaactatctctgttccaaaaatcacgtcgatccgtcgctccgtttcgacgtgaaagacggacaaacatacaaacacacacactttcgcattaaatataatattagtatggagaCCTAGGTACCAAACTGTTTGACCCGCGTTCAGTTATCGATgagttatcattatcatagtATGCAAAATTTGTTTTGGAAGCCATAGCTAAAGTCGTTGCATATTATATCACGGGTCACAAAAATATAGGCTAGAGTCACTGACGACCACTGGCCTAGTTGATGGTCAGTCTCAATAGCTGAAGACTTTAGTTAGGTAATATTCCGGTTTAGCTTAGTATTTGTAGTTAGTATGTAATACCTATAATTCATGGATAAATTACTAAAAAGTTCGTCTGTTCTTTATCCAACGCTCCTCTTTTAATGATTCGCTGGGTTAATATACAGAAAATGCtctaaaacttttaaatttggtaaaaaacttgaaaaaaagtaaaattttaccaaaatcgAGACAACTCACGTCGCAGACTAAACAAAGTCTGCGAAAACGTTCAATGTTAAATGATTAACAGTCTAGTTATGCGGAGTAAACGTCCTCAAACCGTCGCTCCGAGTTCAAAATAGATCAAAAGCGGGTCGCGCGCACGTGGCGACGCCGGCGCACCCGCGCAAACTTACGTGAAACTCATTCACCAACACAAAATCATcacaaagtaaataataatcataatggGATTTAGGCTTCTACCTAACTCCATGGCGATGTAAATAATGAAAGCGTGAACTTTATGGTGTTATTAGAGTGTTGTGATGTGATTCAATTATATTTAACACTGTGATTAAAACATGCGTGTTCTGGACGGGATGATGCTGCTTGCAACAATGTTTTTGATGTTCCAGACGAGTATAGCATCGGAAGAACCTACTGTCAAAATAGGTCAGTCCTAGAAATGTATCATTGTGAGACGATTACAACTAAACATGCCTTGACTGTGTTCATCAAATTCACTTGAGTTACAGCAGTCCATCTTATCTTattttactaataattataaatgtgaaagtttgtgaagatgtttggatgtttgctACTAAATTATGTCTAAGCCGCTGAAttgatttagatgtaattcggtatacagatagttcgagtcccggggaaagacatcggataatttttattccggacaattgcattgttcccgcggggtaacgataaacgaatactacgcggacggatttgcgggcaacagctagtaataatatattttggaCAATTTTATTACATACTGAAGAGTTTTCTCAGTCCActgcataaaattaaaaggacagacagcagtggaagtatcggtGGTAGCCTTTGCTCGGCAGTGGGACAGTATATAggttccatactaatattataaatttgtatgtatgtttgtccgtctttcacgtcgaaacggagcgacggatcgatgtgatttttggcatagatatagttttgGTATTGGcatagtgacataggctactttttatcccgaaaaatgctgTTCCCGagggaaacagcgcgcgataaccgaattctacgcgagcgaagccgcgggcaaaagctagtaataataataaaactgaaGACCCTATGTTTTCTGCCTGATGTTAATATAAGAGCACGACTCAAAACTAGAATAAGACATCTTTTCAAATAGTTTCCTATATATCCGACGTTGTATGACGCTACAACAATTTTTACGTATGAATCAAACTGAAATCTTTTGCAAATTCTTGCATGTGTGATAATCTGAATCACATAGCTAGCTATCTTGGTggaaaacttttgaaaataaattgatgcTAAAAAATTAATAACGAATTATTTACTTCCAAAAAGATTTCACTAATTTCTTCGACAGCACATTTCTCGAATTCAGAAGTAATCCAATATCCATTGTTACTAGACTTGTATATTTCAGGCGTTGTATCCTCGCCAGCACAAGTTCATAATATGGCCGCAGCGGTGGAGGCTGCGTTGATAGCTGGCAACGTGATCCCTGACGTCAGGCTCGGATCAGTCGAGCCTGATGAACCATTGGACATGGCAGCTCAAGTTTGTGCAAAGGTATGATTGTCTTTTGTTACTCATGTTCTCTCTTGTGGGGCCTATACTGTTTTATTACCATTTGACACTCTTTACTTACATTTCATGAAGACTGTGCAATTGCCAATGAATGTGTGTCGTCTCTTTACCCAAATACATCCCTTTTATGCAGCAAAAGCCGATATAGTTGGGGACGAATAATCGCCATCTACcaccaaaattaaatattctattATATTCAATCTCACATAAAGTTCTCCCGTCATTTCCATCCTATAAACGCCACGTTTATTCCAAAATAAACCAGAAAACTACGATGAACTTCCAGGCACAGGAAGGCGTATCAGCCATCTTGGCTTATGGAGAGGCAGAAGAAGTGAAACTAGCatcagcggcggcggcgcgcgtcGGTGTACCTTTGTTGCTGGTGTCACCAACGCCGTTCTCAACTTCGACTGAAGGCTTATTGCATTGGGAGACCATTCACATGTATCCACAGAATGATGTTTTCATAAAGGTATTTaggcttttaagcgataagaccgcctattgtctaccgtgaatctaagtgtttatattataagttttttttactgctttatggtgtgcaataagaatatttgtattgttgtattgttgtgTACATAAAGATGTTTGTGTCTCAATGCTGAAAAAAGGCCTCTGCTCTTTACTTATCTGCGACACGCATGTTCATTCTCTTTGCCTCATTTCGAAAGTTATTGCTAGGAATTCATTCAATGACAATTTAGAACCAACGCTCTTGATTCGATCGGCAAACAGTTCAGCCTAATCCACTGAGACACCCATTAACAATATCTAGTACTAAAGAACATACTGATTAACAGATACAGGTTACCACACAAAGATTTATACTGTTTACCtgttattttcttaaaaatatgcTCATTATGTTACAGGCATGCACGGCACTCTGCGATGAGAAAGCTTGGAGCTCAGCAGTTCTCCTGCATGATGATGCAGTTGGACCACGTTTAGTTCAAGGTGCCGGTGATGCAGGACTCGAGATTGCTATCTTAGCTCGTAGACTACCACCTCCTGAAGACGAAGAATCCTTACGAAACCTCCTTCTGGTATTAAAGAAAGCGGAACACACACAGTTCATCGTTTGGTGTGATGAGGCCTGTGTCGATCGAGTGCTGGCCGCAGCACAAATAGTTGGATTGTTATCTGAACGGCATTCGTATATTCTGCTGGCGCTTGATCTACATACATTGGACCTGGAACCCTACAGCCATGGTGGCGCCAATATTACAGGTATTCCAATAATATGAAAATGAGTAACATGGACAAATAGGCAATGCGAtgatttgactatttttttcgaGGACATTGGACGAGGGATTGGGTACATTTCAGAGaaaatactattaaaatttGGTGTTAAATTTGAAATGCGGATAGCATAGGAAAAAATACCGCGctactttatttaattatttttaaaactgagcagaatcatattttttactttaacgGGGACCACAAATTTAAACCATTTTCATGTGGTATTTTTGCACatgtgatttcaaaaattaGCCCCCCGACAGAACAGTATATTTTGCCAAATCTTTAAAGGTATTggaaattaaatacctaattaagatCTGTCTTCCAGGTTTGCAGTTATTTGATCCGGAGAGAGAAGAGCCAATGTTGATGGATTGGCGTGAAACGTATTTAAGACGTTTTCGCAAAAATGCTGAAGACATGGATGTCTCAGAATCTTATTTAGAGGCTGCTGAAACAGAAGCTGATAAGGTATGCGGCGTATTTTGgtttctaatgttttttatctactttttattgcaatagtttaatttgtttttccTTATATTGTCCGtatcttttacaaaataatcaGCATCTGAAAATGTTTCCAATGTTGTGCTATCAtacgaaaattaaataatacctaatggaatcaaatttaacaaaattttcgGGCCTAATTTATCCTGGAAACGACATATTATTTTCCAGAATATGacatacaaaattaacattGCCTGAACACTGGAGACTAactaaaatttcaaatgtataaaCCGTATTAAAGTACGCGTTTAATGTGATTATGAACCTACTACTTGGTAATACGCAAAAAAAGATTATTGGGTTTTATTCAGGGGGTTGCATGTTGCATGCAACCAAGTTGCCCTGCATGTTACGGCACTTTTACGGATGATGTGATGATAACTTCTTTTCAGGTAGTTGCAACACCACTAACGTCGCTGATTCTTGCGTATGACGTAGTATTAACGGCTAGCAAGATCCTGGGTCGTCTTGCCAATATTACAATGGATCTAGACGAGACATCCTGCGAACCCTTAAAATCCAACGGTCATGCTGACACTCTGATCAATTATCTTCGTTCAGTAAGTACCTGTGATACAAATTAATGTAGGAGTTGAAACATATTTTACCAATGAGCTTTTTGATGAAAAAACCTGTGAACAAACCTTTTTATGGTGTGCCCTAATCCGTAGAGGGCCTGCGTAGGAACTATGGACCAAGCCCTCTCATGCTGGCTGATAGGAAGaatgtgcccagctgtgggacataTAATTGATGAAACTTGATCTGATGAAATTTAATTACGTTTTGAAGTCATCAGACcaattttaattaggtatactgagcggcaaaaaatctggggGCCctgaaatgtatgcagtaataggtatttttgtatgtagagaGATTTCTCCTTCTTCTATGTGAAAGCATACTGTtgcaaattaatattaaaaatatcaataatcgggaattgagtcaaagtcaaaatatgtttattatatttacgCTTTGTAGcggttatgattatgaatgtcaaaaaatctaccaccgtttcggaaaaacctctgttcagAAAAATCCGTCAAGAAACTTAACGAGGTACATAATTTTTGTGAGTGTtattaaacggttttattattctctttattgCAGAAAGACATCTCGAACTGGGCAGGCAACGCGGGCTCGCGGCGTTCTGGCCGCTTCCGCGTAGTGGAACTGGCACGGCGCGGCATTCTCATGCCGGTGGGCATCTATGACCCTCGATTCGGCATTATGTGGGACCGACCACCGGTCGAGGCGCCGCCGCTCCCACCAGGCGTTATGGCTAACCAGACTTTCGTCGTGCTTATAATGATTGTACGTATAAGTATTATCTTGCTGTTTATTACAGGAAGGAAAATTTATGATTCATAGGTTTCCGTAAATGACAAAAGTCCTTACAGCCTAATCACACTGTGGCGATTTGTGGGCGAGTTAAAAGCGCAATGCTTTAACTGCGAGCCAGTAGCGgcgttagggtagggcgcggtgtGTCGACCGCCTAGGGGACTTAAAGGGGCGCCTGAAGCCTATAGCTTCtagaaaattaccaaaaatttgGGGCGCCGaggaaatctcgcccagggcgctggaagtgctgAAACCGGCGCTGCTGCGAGCCCAAGACGTTTTCGCCGCAAGCGCACTGCGGGTTAGCTCGTAGAACGTAAAGCAggagggctactaagaaattcgaaaatcgaagtttgtatcgtaccgtccctctcattttcatattaaatgatattagcgtcagcgggacggtaagatacaaagttcgagtAGCCTCGGCGTTTCAataatgacttgaaattttgtgcCATTTTTAGTTATGCTTAGAAAAAGCTTGACATAGGTACTACAATTATGACATACAAATTGCTATACAAAGAATCATTTATGACAAAGAACTTGTATGAAGAAGGCCACTCTGCGAAATGAGTTACGACAAGGGACATTATGACAACAATTTTTAGTCCACTAGAGGCGATCCCAAAATactatcaatatttttttttaataacttctaGCTAGGTTTTTAGCATCATtgtcatcatat
This window encodes:
- the LOC141435986 gene encoding glutamate receptor ionotropic, kainate 2-like isoform X2, translated to MRVLDGMMLLATMFLMFQTSIASEEPTVKIGVVSSPAQVHNMAAAVEAALIAGNVIPDVRLGSVEPDEPLDMAAQVCAKAQEGVSAILAYGEAEEVKLASAAAARVGVPLLLVSPTPFSTSTEGLLHWETIHMYPQNDVFIKACTALCDEKAWSSAVLLHDDAVGPRLVQGAGDAGLEIAILARRLPPPEDEESLRNLLLVLKKAEHTQFIVWCDEACVDRVLAAAQIVGLLSERHSYILLALDLHTLDLEPYSHGGANITGLQLFDPEREEPMLMDWRETYLRRFRKNAEDMDVSESYLEAAETEADKVVATPLTSLILAYDVVLTASKILGRLANITMDLDETSCEPLKSNGHADTLINYLRSKDISNWAGNAGSRRSGRFRVVELARRGILMPVGIYDPRFGIMWDRPPVEAPPLPPGVMANQTFVVLIMINKPYVMMKPASHRLSGNDRYEGFCIELFEKLSNILHFNFTLLQLPGGNYDMMLERIQNSSEPLFAITDLTITAEREQKVDFTTPFMNLGISILYRKPTAPVPKMFAFMLPFSTGVWFCLGLAYVGTSLVLYVIGRLCPEEWQNPYPCIEEPDALENQFTLANALWFTLGAILCQGSEIAPVAYGSRAVASAWWIFALVITSSYTANLATLLAKKSNNEDFTNVAELATNKLGITYGAKVGGSTYKFLQHSQEGLFKEMFEKMQKWDMPSGNPAGIDRVNQDPSEGKFAFLMESTSIEYEIERNCNLTQMGGLIDSKGYGIAMAKNSSYRQALNLALLNLQEAGELRIMKHRWWREMNGGGGCDAEEQPANEKLKMRNF